The window GGAAGCATCAGTTCCCTTTTCACTTCGAAATAAGGCGAAAATTATTgctataactgagagagagagagagctaatttttCTGAGTATCCTAATATCCTGAAATACCATTTTCTATGAAGACAATTTTTCTACCTgaacaaaaaacgtaaaaatatagTTTAATGGTAAACTCTAGTAATTTTGTCTGCCTCGCGCAtacatttcataaatcaaataaaatccttTTCAAGATAAAGATAATTATACCATTACGTGACGAAAAACATTACTAGTAATGCAAAGCAGGTTTCTGCTTGCTAGTAGTACTAAGTAAAGGGCATTACGTGCTAGGACTACTAAATATATGATCATATTCTTTATCCTGTAATGTTTTAACAAGATTGTACACAAAAGACATCTTTGGATGAAGTGTGGTCGTTTAAAGACGAAACTATCATATATCGTTTTAGCAAGACTGCAAATAAAACCCTCTATCAAATCTATATGAAAAATAACTATGAATAAAGGAAGTTCCTATATCTCTAAAACTGAACCGTAATAAGGGACGTTTTGAAGaatgcaaaatattttgaagaaagCAACGAAGTTCTTGTTCTGCTGACGATCAATGGTTGCTCCTTATCCCGAGAGGAAGCAGGCTTGCCAACATTATCAGGGGCTTCAACACTCAATCAAGGGCAAATGACGAACTATTAATTccgaaaatgaatgaatgaaagaagttAACTGATTCCCACAAGGAATACTTTAATATTTTCGATCCAAAAGCGAGCAAGTGACATAGAAAAGGCTGAAAATTCTCTCGTTTAAAAGTCTCCAAAGATGGGATTCATGACGCATCAAGGACTATAAGTATCAAACATCATGAATCCTTTAAATGTTGTTTTAATCGGAATTTTGCTATTTtggagacatattcaataaaattaattgtttcTGGTTCAAAGTTTGTCTCGAGTTTGCTCAAATCGTGTGAATTCGAAAATCGAGGTTGAAATAAATCGAAATTTGTTACTCAGAATTACCAATCTTAAAATTCCAGGATACGATAGGAAATCGAGAAGCAGCCCTGGGagtatgaataattaaaatggaatgatatatatcataaacagaaGTAATTTCCATTAATCTGTATAAGAATTACACCCAATTTCTCCctacagaaaaagataaaaatatatttgcactTGGTAATCCTGTGACCCTTATCAGTTTCACTATCATTTTAAGCATTTCCCCCCCCCTGACATATTATTACTGGTTTATTTTACTAATATGATATTACTATAGAGGATATTCTGACTTCATGGACAGTCCTAGGAGATAATTCAATCTTTATAACCTTGTGGAAAGTTACAGAAACTCGAAGGCTATCAGTTTTGTAAAACTCTCGCATATACAGACCACTATCTTCAAGATGGAATACGTTAGCTTATGGAAATTTATGCTCTAACGAAATGCATCATCAAAGGAGGCATAGAGCGTAGTACCCAATGattattttctggaatattttagTTAGGAGAAAAGTTAAGGGGAATGGCAGCTCTGGCACCCTGTAGGGACACCCCATAACCCTGTAGCCagccagccaaaaaaaaaaaaaaaaaaataaaaaaaaaaaaaaacttgaaaaaaattaaaagtactaacagaaataaaaagatatctttaACGTAAGGTTTTGCCGAGGTTAAAgctaagaataacaataaaaaccttCTCTGTATAATGTACTCACAGTTTTGTCATAATTTAGActaatatgataaaggtgatgacctacaggagtgacagattgcttgggcttcaagtgacagtagggaactctaaaatcctaataattaatgtttatatgccatgggaaaataacaataattttgatcattactgcatgatcctaggggagttacacagtattattcaagattctcctgctgatcatatttgtataataggggaccttaattctcaccccacaaaacaattttataatgaacttactcgctttcTGTCAAAATAGCATGCTTCCAAATTAGCGATGacaatgctcctccctccctcctcctactcatatgtacataatagagcagaCGAAATCAATTATAACCTCCTCGGCTgtaccactgcatcacatctccacaacttcatgattctattattgatcctgcaatattcgctacgattcGGTTGCAATGGGCTTATTACctgatcacatcccattacaggtgtcattcagtaccccatccctccctacaatgaacccactaactgaccgccccaCCACCGGTTAACTggaagtttaaaaaccaacagaaaaccagatactttcagggcgaccacggaaaccaggttgcggtcaataattcaaccggctgacgccttactgtgtaccaacacaaaatgtagaaatgaccatcagaagagggatctgaatgaattctattagaacgtaatctccgctatgcttgcttcgggcaggactgcctttagatttcgtcaaggtaattctcgtaatatacctgggtggaatgacttggttaaggatctgtatactactcatgagaaatgtttttactgtggaggcaaaatggcagcccgagggaaggacacactgcattactaatgaggcaggcgagagcgcaattcaaacttgctcttaagcactgcaggttaaatgaaaacaactaagagccgatgcaatgtctagaaacgtagaatctggtgattaccctcgtctttgtaaagatatccagtccttaaatcccaaaactaaaaagctatcacagagagtaggggaagcagtcggagacgaggctatcgcaaggatgtgggtgatcacttcaacaatatcctgaattgcataaatgatcaggattccgaagcgaggtagataacctccttaatgacaacattcaatttcattttgcagaccgtatattacgccaggtaacatcagcgatgccataaacagcatacctaataataaatcgcccggctgtgatggtcttccgcagaggctttcaaattctgccatccgataatttacattttgctagctgccttattcaatgcgtgcataattcaccagtttcttccagactccctactcttagttcacttgataccattaatcaaaaacaagctaaaggatgcagctgaccctggcaactaccggccaattgcaatcacaacgatcgcattgaagatacttgagtcggttcttcttgtgagacttctcccctttctacacaccactgacaatcagtttcgggtttaaagcaaaccactcaaccgacacctgcatctacatactgaaagaattgctgaactactacctatcatcagcatctcctgttttcctgtgtttcatagatgtgagaaaagcatttgacagagtaaactaactgaagctattcctgaagcttgCATAAAAAGGGCAACCCCACCcatatatctaattggcattttacattgctggttccaCACTggaattctgtgtcaaatggggcaacgtatgatcgtacaccttcggctccctaaacggcttcggcaagggggcattctctcgtCCATACCTGtttatacgtacacagatgccttgaatgtcaaactgaactcactcccaatcggatgcactgtcaatgaaacaactgtaacaacctctgttacgctgacgatatggttctgatttccccatcatgcatggcctccaacgaactcatcgacacttgccgccaatatgcagaggaatttgatataatctacaacgaaaccaagacccagtgcatgttgctgctcccgagatcgcttaagcatattgcagaaccacaaattttcctcggaaaccatcggctggaatttgtgcgcgaatttcagtatttgggtcacattattaccgacgacctaaaagatacggcagacattgaaacagaggcgtcgtaaactatgtgcaactggcaacatgattgcaaggaggtttgccttctgtcaccgagacgtgaaactgctgctcttccgcttttgactgctacagtatctatgggtgttgccctctggacgaactatacccgagagaccatgagacatatcactgttgttcacaatgacattctgagatgcctcacaaacactccacgctaccactccgccacacagatgttcttagaaaaccacctggacaatttaaaaatcattgtaaggcgaacaatgtccagcctggttaacccgagtgagaaacagcggcaactcgctcatacaaagcatcctaaggagtgaagcaagaagaagatctaaattgtggaaagatgggaaaatgaggcctttgtcccctataggacttaatctctgtattagcaagatgtcatctgcagattttgtcattattatatttattgctgatattttattttttcaatatttctgtgattactatcaagttaaggtttttttttttatatactacattcaatttatgtatttagccctctggaccagactactgtaaccacctaaggtctctagtgaaatttaagctatataatttgtgcactaactgttataactctcaatgcattttttttctcaccaatattattactattaccagtactATGAttatatcttttatgctacctcagctattttgtggataagtgcgattactaatttttcctatcatgttgactcatatatctagattgtgtatgttactgtgtattttgtatgttcattgtatatggccctgaaccgaaataaaaggatattattattattattattattattattattattattattattattattattattattattatattattattattatataataatgtgggTTATATTCAAATTTTATTGGTAATTCAAGCTTTTCGGCGGCTAACAATCCGGGGCTGTGTAAGTATTACCAGAATCCAATTCATGAATACCCTCTGATAATTCCATGCATTTGGTTTCAAATACTATTTTGTTAGGCTCAAATaggcataaataattgaatacaatctttattttttcatgcagTGATTGCAATCACTTACTCTGCCATTTTTATCGTGCATCGCTATCAAAAGCACAACAGTCTCTTGATTGAGTACCGTTTTGCATCAAGCAGTCTGCAGTCCACGACTCTGAAATGAAATCCGGTTCAATCCAATTTCGAGTGACGATTTTTGCAGACGTCACAGTCACCTGAGGCCCTTCGGTCCTTCGGGCAGAATGAGGCACCGGCATTTTAATTGGGAAGTGGTAGTTTCCGAACTTTCAAATGATCTCCTCCCGAGTGAGTTTCGcccctattttttattttgaataacaaattaataaatacaaataaaaatgagtcTATCAGACGTTTCATGGAATATATTGGGTTCGTGAAAGCTACCAGAGATATATTGCACATAATTTCAAGCTTACAATGTCAGTAATTGGAGTTTGGGTGGCTGTATTACCATTTACCAGATAATCTGtaatgtttaaggaattttcagctTTGTGTTGGTGGGCAGAGGGTAGGATATTGCCTACCAAATATatcaatttttgttgttgttgttctgtttgAGTGATGCCACATGatgatactactactaccactacttataatagtaataataataataacaatgtgaaGGCCACGATATAGAATGATACGTCTGGGAGTTGCACTACAGGGGCTGCATACTCAAAACAGGCCTTACGCAAAGGTGCCTGTTGGCAAACGGTGCCTTTCCCAACGGCTCACCGAAGGCGCCTTTTGACGAAGGCGGAATCGTATACAAAAAGATTTTCAAAGGCACCCTTGACGTGCCTTTGCACAAAAAGGCTGCCTTTTTGACAAAGGCACTATTGGATAGTCCAGCCAATAACATCGCCCATATCTTAGCTGCCtagagaatgagaaccaatcacGATACAGCAGTTTATCAGCTGATTGTTGATGGCAGAGCGATTAAGGTGTCAGCAAGCGACACGATGGACCTTGTGGCTAAGAAAAAGAGGCAACCTCCCTTCACTGAAGCAGAGTTGTATATAATGGTGATAGAAGTGGCGAGAAGGAAAGCGGTAATAGGTTGGAAGCTTCTCAGAGATGGGTGTGACAAGGAATTTGAGAGATGCTGCATGGCGAGAGGTGACAGTAGCTATAGGAAGTGTCAGCCCCGTCCAAAGACTTTGGAAGGAtgttaaaacaaaattcaagGATTATCACTctgatatgaaaaaagaaaatggcccAACATACAACTAAAATGAAGAAGATAGGTAAGATTTTCTGACGTAGCCTAGGCATAGGCTACTAGCTTAAGTTAGCCAAATTTAGCATAGACTACTAATGCCATACATACCTAGATCGAAGCGAGTTTTGGCTATGCCTTGGCCATGTTGTACTGTTACCTTCATGCTAGCTACGATATATGCCTAGTATATGTTAGGCTATGCAAAAGTATCctatgatattgcttggaaataaatgttttagCTTAAGCTGATATGCCTAGGCCTGagtattattgcataagttgccaatatgccttgcctaaccaaatcatttttttatatatattttactcaattctaagacatttttcttgtatggcatttctgccgcaaatgaatgttaaccatttaatcttgctgggtttcgaaaacgtagttgccttttcactttaagctttCTCCGAAggtaggtaaaaaatcattagacccaaatcagcttgaagagttaaaagaaacgttcagccaggcgacacacctggcatGTGCTGGCGCCTttcgcacgctcggcgtccactggcgcgcgctctgCATCCACTGgcacgcgctcggcgtccatggCGCGCGCTGCTAATTGGCATCGCATCCGCGTGCGCTTAGCGTGCACCCGcgcacgcctggcgtccatccgagcgtcccgttcaagccgagcatcaaaagaagcgtgcagaaaagcgccacgctcctgacaggcgtcaatgcaagcgagagaaactgccttcagggaagagccagagacatctcggagagaaatccgactgcacgaagcagtctcaggtgaagggttgatcgtgtgagaatacgaggggcgagggaacgccttcttattctcacagcaaaaAAGCTAGGACGTCTGCGCTCAAAAGCGCCCTGCTACTATGACCcgctttcccttttctcggtggaaagacgcaCACAAGTTCAGGCGatgttcgccttcttacttctcactgcaacgcatgacgagagagagagagagagagagacgcgaagcgtcctcttctataaagcttctatttagagggcgcgagtccttccgacgcactttggcagcctgggagtatcttcaggtctgctgaaggcacgtcagatcggtgggggttcctcataaccctctttcggctttcgacatgctctctccttgttcctgggagtcaagcagaggtcccggcctagaggcgaaaataaggccgatctgacgcaacctccactacacaaggggcactgtcactgcacttagccacttcacttttgctctccaaagccagcactttcgattctaagttacgaatcgatagagtatcagagaaagggcaataccctctacagacactgtttagggcccgaaggcaacaatacagggttaggagtaacaactacagaagtagcactcttcaccacaatgataggagagcgggaccttagattccaagatacagatggaatctaaaacgtaaagggcattacctctcaagACATATTTatggcccgtaggccatactacagggttaggcaaaataaagtctacaggtaggttagcctaccctgacttttgtttactgattaattgcgtacatacgaatcatacatcttccttacagaattagacaaagtctcacactccttacatgacaaatctcaacaaagaagcaagacccatacccctcgtgcataccaagtgcggaactaccgaagctttcggtagccacaccctatcttagcagacaacaccctctgaaactagcctaactaaattcagatatacaaaaatgaatcaaattcaaatcactTTAAGATAgcatatgcctagccacaaatccaagtaaataaatcaaaagacaattaggatatttagcggcaatgaagtttccaaaatcctaagacggaggtactgaaaacaggtgtttccagcaccggcgacagaaaaattatgcatagaaaatgggaatggttcctgatacccgcctcccagcggcgggaatgggtactaaccacctggccgtcCACTGTCGGACTTcaggaaaatacagctatatatatatctgacaggtaagtttcatgaacaaactatattatatataaagaacagcACAAGGGCAAACTAAACAAGAACAATGATAATGTAGAAATATAGTTTACTCTACAAAATATAttgatgcaaaaacaaaatttccacCATCTCTCCTCTTACATTTATGCAAAAAAATTTGCCACTATCTCCTCTCTTACCACTTGCCCTGCACCTGCAACTGCTGCTGGATCATCAGGATCTTCCTCATCCTCTTGCTCCTCTTCCTCTAGCAGCTCAGGAGCGGGTATTCGTTGCTGAACACAACGATTGTGTAGCAGCATACAGGCAGCAGCTATCTTCGCACATTTTTTGGGTTCATGCTGTAGAGACCCACCAGAATTATGCAGACATCGGAAGCGAGATTTCAAGACCCCAGATGTCTGCTCAATTAGAGTTCTCGTCTTTTTATGTGACCTATTATACCTTTCTTGTCCCCGGGTTGTTGGGTGTGGATATGGGGTGAGGAGAAATGGCTCCAGTGGATACCCACTATCACCTGCAACAGAAAAAATGTCTAGATTTAAATCATTTATAGACACATTCATAAGATATTATGTTATTAGTTCTCATAATTGAAAAAACAACAGAAGGTAAGTACTGTACTATCTTAGGAATTTGTAATACAGTACTAGGAAATACATTACTTTAGCCACAGCTTatttatatgcagtatataactgGTACCTGTACTTGAAAATTAGTATTACAGGGCCTGTAAGTACACACCAAGCACAACTtaaatattgtataataaaaGTATGAATAAATAAGAACATGATACTCACCAAGAAGATGCATATCTCCATAGACACCATCTTGGAAGCGACCTCGTAGTGGGCAGTTGTTCCAAATGTAGGCATCATGGGTGCTGCCAGGATACTTCACAGTATAGCTAGTGATGAGGTTTTGGGCATTTCCCACTACTTGAAGATTTAGCGAGTGATATCCTTTATGGTTTACATAAATGTATTCATTGTCACTTGGTGCTTTAATGGGAATATATGTTCCATCTATTCCACCAATGACTCTTGGAAAGCCACTAATCCTATGGAAAGCTTGCGCAATCTGGTGAATTTCCTGTGGATTTtgtggcatttttatttctgtcctTGCTTTGTTATATAGAACATCTGTAACTTGACTGATGATGCGACTTACACTTGCTTGGCTCATACCAGTTACATCACCAATCACATTTTGAAAGGTCCCACTTGCCAAAAATCTCAACGTCACCAAgacctgtgtatgtgtgtggatggCATGGCTTCTTGAGGTTGGCCTTCCAATGTGTGGCTCTAGCTCTTCACACAGACTGATGATCTGGTTGTGAGGAAATCTATATTTTTGAAGCAATTCTGTGTCATCAATGTGAAGTGGATCCAAAGGGTCTCTGTACCTCCTCTCCCGTTGCAACTGCTGAGCTGCAAAATACGCAACCAGGGCTTCCATCACAAAGTTTATTGATGTTCTCACTATGCCTACAATTAGGTATCTGAAACTTGAACAATAAAGTATCTTAGATATATTGTGATAATCAACCTAAAAGCATTTCATAATGGTAAGCTAGGTCCTAAAGATTTTATCAAACTTGAACCTACTAGtaaatatatttgcaaaaaatgagaatcaataaaaaataagtgacaacTATGACACACTTTAGTAACCTTCCGATTCCTACAGGGATATGattaaagagaatgaaaaagaaaaaataatttagaatatttctttcCTGTTGTGATTCAATGTTCTCTTCAACGAAGGTGAACTAAGAGAAAAACAGCCATGCACAGCTCTTTTTAAGAGAGTTTTCTTGTGCTTGACATGTGTACTAGTGCTGCTACATTAATTcctagatgggggggggggggggggttatgcccacaATGTGCTAACCATTTCCCAATATTGTCCTCTAGCCTAACCCTGTACAGTAACCTAATCTGTCAGTGATTTCATTAATTCCTAGATGGGGGCTATGCCCCCAAACCCACCTTAGAAGTCATTTAC is drawn from Macrobrachium nipponense isolate FS-2020 chromosome 47, ASM1510439v2, whole genome shotgun sequence and contains these coding sequences:
- the LOC135204446 gene encoding putative nuclease HARBI1, whose protein sequence is MEALVAYFAAQQLQRERRYRDPLDPLHIDDTELLQKYRFPHNQIISLCEELEPHIGRPTSRSHAIHTHTQVLVTLRFLASGTFQNVIGDVTGMSQASVSRIISQVTDVLYNKARTEIKMPQNPQEIHQIAQAFHRISGFPRVIGGIDGTYIPIKAPSDNEYIYVNHKGYHSLNLQVVGNAQNLITSYTVKYPGSTHDAYIWNNCPLRGRFQDGVYGDMHLLGDSGYPLEPFLLTPYPHPTTRGQERYNRSHKKTRTLIEQTSGVLKSRFRCLHNSGGSLQHEPKKCAKIAAACMLLHNRCVQQRIPAPELLEEEEQEDEEDPDDPAAVAGAGQVVREEIVANFFA